CACCACACCTACGGCCTGCCGGTCATGGTGACCAACTGCTCGAACAACTACGGGCCCTATCACTTCCCGGAGAAGCTGATCCCGCTGATGATCGTCAAGTGCCTGGCCGGCGATCCGCTGCCGGTCTACGGCCAGGGATCCAACGTCCGCGACTGGCTCTATGTGGACGATCACGCGCGCGCGCTCACCCGGGTGTTCGAGAAGGGCGCGCCGGGCGAGAGCTACATCATCGGCGGGCGCTCGGAGCGCACCAACCTGCAGGTCGTGCACGCCATCTGCGACGCCCTGGACCGGCTGCGGCCGCGGCAGGACGGCAGGTCCTATCGCGACCAGATCGCCTACGTCGCCGACCGGCCGGGACACGACCACCGCTACGCCATCGATCCCGGCAAGCTGCAGCGCGAGCTGGGCTGGACCGCCCAGGAGAGCTTCGAGAGCGGCATCGGCAAGACCATCGCCTGGTATCTGGATAACGAAGCCTGGTGGGGACCGATCCTGGCGCGCAGCGACGCCGGGCGCCGGCTGGGCCTCAAGGCGTCTTGAGCCGGCCTCGCTTGCGGACTATCGCCGTCCCCTGCACCGTCAACTGGAGAGATCGATGAAGGGCATCATCCTGGCCGGGGGCTCGGGAACGCGGCTGCACCCGGCGACCCTCGCGGTGAACAAGCAACTGCTGCCGATCTACGACAAGCCGATGATCTATTATCCGCTGTCGGTGCTGATGCAGGCGGGGATCCGCGACATCCTGATCATCTCCTCGCCCGAATATATCGACAACTATCGCCGGCTGTTCGAGGACGGCTCGGCGCTTGGGCTCAACTTCTCGTACGCGATCCAGCCCAGTCCGGACGGCCTGGCCCAGGCTT
This genomic stretch from Phenylobacterium sp. LH3H17 harbors:
- the rfbB gene encoding dTDP-glucose 4,6-dehydratase, whose protein sequence is MRILVTGGAGFIGSALIRHLIADTDHEVLNLDKLTYAGDLRSLESVADSNRYGFRQADIGDAAAIRAALREFQPQVVTHLAAESHVDRSIDGPADFIQTNIVGTFVLLSETLEYWRGLEGQAKADFRFHHISTDEVFGSLGDDGYFTETTAYDPRSPYSASKASSDHLVRAWHHTYGLPVMVTNCSNNYGPYHFPEKLIPLMIVKCLAGDPLPVYGQGSNVRDWLYVDDHARALTRVFEKGAPGESYIIGGRSERTNLQVVHAICDALDRLRPRQDGRSYRDQIAYVADRPGHDHRYAIDPGKLQRELGWTAQESFESGIGKTIAWYLDNEAWWGPILARSDAGRRLGLKAS